Proteins from a genomic interval of Anas platyrhynchos isolate ZD024472 breed Pekin duck chromosome 4, IASCAAS_PekinDuck_T2T, whole genome shotgun sequence:
- the FGFBP1 gene encoding fibroblast growth factor-binding protein 1, producing MRIKNFGLLCVLILVSQMLLTSCERQKERKKGRQGIENSGKKQTESNQEKEKGQKPKGGKASPKGKFKTKENAECTWAVTGMDAATIRVECTNSNSKFWCEFSGDPSTCPHYAANQKSYWKQVSRSLKKQKQICQDPRSILKSKVCRKGPQSAHLILTRSSLLPSVGPAKGDATHHKKEVTQVPAAASEPGKQLEHSSQDCVEDVDYIDQKKVAEEYCPESLLSFCNFFITMVQDKKC from the coding sequence ATGAGAATCAAAAACTTTGGACTTCTTTGTGTGTTGATTCTGGTCTCCCAGATGCTACTAACCAGCTGtgaaagacagaaggaaagaaaaaagggaagacaAGGCAtagaaaacagtggaaaaaaacagactgaatcaaaccaagagaaagaaaaagggcagaagccaaaaggaggaaaagcatCTCCTAAAGGCAAatttaaaaccaaagaaaatgcTGAGTGTACCTGGGCAGTGACCGGCATGGATGCTGCTACCATACGAGTCGAGTGCaccaacagcaacagcaagttcTGGTGTGAGTTCTCTGGAGACCCTTCCACCTGTCCACACTACGCAGCAAACCAGAAATCCTACTGGAAGCAAGTCTCCCGATCCttaaagaagcagaagcagatcTGTCAGGACCCCAGAAGCATCCTCAAATCCAAAGTGTGCAGGAAAGGCCCACAAAGTGCTCACCTCATACTGACACGCTCAAGCCTCCTGCCGTCGGTGGGTCCTGCGAAAGGGGATGCAACCCACCACAAAAAAGAAGTGACACAGGTCCCAGCCGCTGCCTCTGAGCCTGGCAAACAGCTAGAGCACAGCTCCCAAGACTGTGTCGAAGACGTCGATTACATTGATCAGAAGAAGGTGGCTGAGGAATACTGTCCAGAGAGTCTGCTTTCCTTCTGCAACTTTTTTATAACAATGGTGCAAGACAAAAAGTGCTGA